Proteins co-encoded in one Cytophaga hutchinsonii ATCC 33406 genomic window:
- a CDS encoding MFS transporter produces the protein MNNTIKQKSTFFLILVTYLAFISLGLPDGLLGIAWPFMSERLHIPLESLGVLLLSFTMGYLATSSTSGKIIKVISLGVLLAISCLLTGLSLLTYAFSQYWHLMILASFFLGSGGGAIDSSINTFAAARFSASTINWLHAFYGVGATTGPLLVTLMLTCKLYWYNAYIIVAGIQIALSLLFLFTYKNWTVATEETAEEIHSGYLQTLKLPAVWVNILIFFLYTGIEQGFGQWIFSILTKSRFISEAQAGLWASAYWASLTIGRIIFGILLTKIPVNKVLQGVLIGIVAGTSLIAINMTDAVSLFGIIVLGISNAPVFPSLIAVTPARIGKEHAATAIGVQISMAMAGASLLPGAAGLLSENYGLEVIPKFFTAAAVVLLLLYFLLPAKQPETSESD, from the coding sequence ATGAATAACACTATAAAGCAAAAGAGTACATTTTTTCTTATCCTGGTAACATACCTTGCCTTTATCAGTTTGGGTCTGCCCGATGGTTTGCTCGGTATTGCATGGCCATTTATGAGTGAAAGGCTTCATATACCGTTGGAATCGCTGGGTGTATTATTGCTGAGTTTCACGATGGGATACCTGGCAACCAGCAGTACCAGCGGTAAGATTATAAAAGTTATATCCTTAGGCGTATTGCTTGCAATCAGCTGCCTGCTAACAGGACTTAGCCTGCTTACCTATGCATTTTCTCAATACTGGCACCTGATGATCCTTGCTTCTTTTTTCCTTGGTTCCGGCGGCGGTGCCATTGATTCTTCCATCAATACATTTGCAGCAGCACGTTTCAGTGCCAGCACCATAAACTGGCTGCATGCCTTTTATGGCGTGGGAGCTACCACCGGCCCCTTACTGGTTACGCTTATGCTTACCTGTAAATTATACTGGTATAACGCGTATATCATTGTTGCAGGTATTCAGATTGCTCTTTCTCTCCTGTTTCTGTTTACCTATAAGAACTGGACAGTTGCTACGGAAGAAACAGCAGAAGAAATTCATTCCGGTTATCTGCAAACCCTAAAGCTGCCGGCTGTCTGGGTAAACATTTTAATTTTCTTTCTCTATACAGGCATTGAACAGGGATTCGGGCAGTGGATCTTTTCAATCCTTACGAAATCGCGCTTTATTTCTGAAGCTCAGGCAGGCCTGTGGGCAAGCGCTTACTGGGCAAGTCTTACGATCGGGCGCATCATCTTTGGAATCCTCCTTACAAAAATTCCTGTAAACAAGGTTTTACAGGGAGTATTAATAGGTATTGTGGCAGGCACATCCTTAATAGCAATAAATATGACAGATGCTGTCAGCCTGTTCGGTATTATTGTCTTAGGAATTTCAAATGCGCCTGTTTTTCCAAGCCTTATTGCTGTTACGCCCGCACGCATTGGTAAAGAACATGCTGCCACAGCTATTGGTGTACAGATCTCAATGGCAATGGCAGGTGCCTCTCTGCTGCCCGGAGCAGCTGGTTTGTTATCTGAAAATTATGGACTTGAGGTTATCCCTAAATTCTTTACAGCGGCGGCAGTTGTATTGCTGTTATTATATTTTCTTTTACCGGCAAAGCAACCAGAGACTTCCGAATCAGATTAG
- the fabV gene encoding enoyl-ACP reductase FabV: MIIEPKMRGFICLTSHPTGCEQNVINQINYVKSKGVINGPKKVLVIGASTGFGLASRITSAFGSNAATIGVFFEKPAQEGKPGSPGWYNTVAFQNEAKKAGIYAKSINGDAFSTEVKQKTIDLIKADLGQVDLVIYSLASPVRTNPVTGVTHRSVLKPIGGAFSNKTVDFHTGNVSTVTIEPANEEDVTNTVAVMGGEDWGMWMDAMLEAGVLAEGATTVAYSYIGPALTEAVYRKGTIGRAKDHLEASAATITDKLKSVKGKAYVSVNKALVTQASSAIPVIPLYISLLYKVMKAEGIHEGCIEQIQRLYADRLYTGKAIPTDEQGRIRIDDWEMREDVQANVAALWEQVTSENVSDISDLKGYKNDFLNLFGFAVNKVDYLADVNENVTIEGLV, translated from the coding sequence ATGATTATTGAACCTAAAATGCGTGGCTTTATCTGTTTGACTTCACACCCGACAGGTTGCGAACAGAATGTGATAAACCAGATCAATTATGTAAAATCTAAAGGCGTAATAAACGGACCTAAAAAAGTATTGGTGATCGGTGCTTCTACAGGTTTTGGATTAGCTTCCAGAATTACAAGTGCATTTGGTTCAAATGCAGCTACCATAGGGGTATTTTTTGAAAAGCCTGCACAGGAAGGTAAACCGGGTTCGCCGGGCTGGTATAATACGGTTGCTTTTCAGAATGAGGCAAAAAAAGCCGGAATCTATGCAAAAAGTATTAACGGAGACGCTTTTTCTACAGAAGTAAAACAAAAAACAATTGATCTGATCAAAGCTGACCTTGGCCAGGTTGATCTGGTAATATACAGTTTGGCATCACCTGTCCGCACTAATCCGGTTACAGGTGTTACACACCGTTCGGTATTAAAGCCAATCGGGGGGGCATTCAGCAATAAAACAGTCGATTTTCATACCGGAAATGTTTCTACGGTTACAATTGAACCGGCAAACGAAGAAGACGTTACCAATACCGTTGCGGTAATGGGCGGTGAAGACTGGGGCATGTGGATGGATGCCATGCTTGAAGCCGGTGTACTGGCAGAAGGTGCAACAACAGTGGCCTATTCGTATATCGGGCCTGCATTGACAGAAGCTGTATATCGTAAAGGTACCATTGGCAGAGCAAAAGATCACCTGGAAGCTTCGGCGGCTACTATCACAGATAAATTAAAATCTGTAAAAGGTAAGGCATATGTTTCTGTTAACAAAGCATTGGTAACACAGGCGAGTTCAGCTATTCCGGTTATTCCGCTTTACATATCTTTATTATACAAAGTGATGAAAGCCGAAGGTATACATGAGGGCTGTATCGAACAGATTCAACGTTTATATGCCGATCGTTTGTATACAGGTAAAGCGATACCAACAGATGAACAAGGCAGAATCCGTATTGATGACTGGGAAATGCGTGAAGATGTACAGGCTAACGTTGCCGCTTTATGGGAGCAGGTAACTTCTGAAAATGTTTCGGACATAAGCGATCTGAAAGGATATAAAAATGATTTCTTAAACTTGTTTGGCTTTGCAGTAAATAAGGTTGATTATCTTGCAGATGTAAACGAGAATGTAACCATTGAAGGCTTGGTATAA
- a CDS encoding YihY/virulence factor BrkB family protein, producing the protein MINKIKSRILNHKTVHVFHKRASKIKVGERNIPLIVFLRILFKKLNNDDINVRAKSITYDFFLSIFPGIIFLFTLIPYIPIPDLDKNILSAISGFLPQNIYVSVESTLTDIINIPRGGLLSFGFLFAFYAANNGIISVINTFNHCYKTTDDRSFIAKLGISISILFLLFLVVVGGIVITWFLKLLYTNLENGFDVSSFQLYFVAFLRLFVMFFLIIMSISIMYFIAPSIHKRWKFFSLGSVTASILCFVFNLGFGFYIEHFNSYNKVYGSIGALIGFLLLIFVNILMLLVGFQINASLELAHKNEIN; encoded by the coding sequence ATGATAAACAAAATCAAATCCAGAATTCTTAATCATAAAACCGTACATGTATTCCATAAGCGGGCATCAAAAATTAAAGTAGGAGAGCGAAATATTCCACTGATTGTATTCTTACGCATTCTGTTTAAAAAACTGAATAATGATGATATTAATGTGCGTGCGAAAAGCATTACCTATGATTTTTTTCTATCTATATTTCCGGGTATTATCTTTCTTTTTACGTTAATACCCTATATTCCTATTCCGGATCTGGATAAAAATATTCTTTCAGCGATTTCCGGTTTTCTTCCCCAAAACATTTATGTTTCCGTTGAATCAACCTTAACGGATATCATCAACATTCCGAGAGGAGGTTTGCTATCCTTTGGTTTCCTGTTTGCTTTTTATGCTGCCAATAATGGAATCATATCTGTTATCAACACATTCAATCATTGTTATAAAACAACCGATGACAGAAGTTTTATCGCTAAGCTGGGCATCAGCATCAGTATCCTTTTCCTGTTGTTTTTGGTGGTAGTAGGAGGTATTGTTATTACCTGGTTTTTAAAATTACTATATACCAATTTAGAGAACGGATTTGATGTATCCAGCTTTCAGTTATATTTCGTAGCGTTTTTAAGACTGTTTGTAATGTTCTTTCTGATTATTATGAGTATATCCATTATGTATTTTATAGCTCCGTCAATTCACAAGCGCTGGAAGTTTTTTTCGTTGGGATCTGTAACAGCTTCAATCTTGTGTTTTGTATTTAATCTCGGTTTTGGATTTTATATCGAACATTTTAATTCATACAATAAAGTCTACGGCTCTATTGGGGCACTGATTGGTTTTCTGCTGCTTATTTTTGTAAATATTTTAATGCTTCTGGTTGGTTTTCAGATTAATGCATCGTTAGAACTGGCCCATAAAAATGAAATCAACTAA
- a CDS encoding acyl-CoA thioesterase gives MIEHSVQIRVRYSETDQMAYVYYGNYASYFEVARVEAFRRIGFSYKEMEEAGVMMPVLEYKTKYLKPAKYDDLLTIKVYIKNKPGIRITFDYEVYNEQHVLLTVAETTLVFINSQTGKPMLPPPVFMSFFEKYYTDDKQNQIQNS, from the coding sequence ATGATAGAACATTCAGTACAGATACGCGTCCGTTATTCGGAAACAGATCAAATGGCGTATGTATATTATGGAAATTATGCGAGTTATTTTGAAGTGGCGCGCGTGGAAGCCTTTCGCAGGATAGGTTTTTCTTACAAAGAAATGGAAGAAGCAGGTGTTATGATGCCCGTTTTGGAATACAAAACGAAATACCTGAAGCCTGCAAAATACGATGATCTGTTAACAATTAAGGTGTATATTAAAAATAAGCCAGGTATTCGGATTACGTTTGATTATGAAGTTTATAATGAACAGCATGTGCTTCTTACAGTTGCAGAAACCACACTGGTTTTTATAAACAGCCAAACAGGGAAACCAATGCTTCCGCCGCCAGTATTCATGTCTTTTTTTGAAAAATATTATACGGATGATAAACAAAATCAAATCCAGAATTCTTAA
- the mltG gene encoding endolytic transglycosylase MltG has translation MRDKKDTVKYIVVCTGIAFVMLSYYVYQIFFTPNFGNNNDAKDFVLYVRKGATFQDVLDTLDKHNVYEDKTSFAFIAKMLGYQDQVKAGRYVLPVKTTNLQVVRKLRSGAQDPIKVTFNSIRLKSEFAERIGSKFSFGSDTLRKLLADEAVCKKYGFDTSTILAMFIPNTYEFYWTLSAETFMNRMQNEYTQFWTVKRKEQAQAAGLTPIQVSILASIVEAETNMNTEKPTVAGVYINRLNINMPLQADPTVKFALGDFSIKRINHDLIDAAGNSPYNTYRVTGLPPGPINMPSITTIDKVLNYESHNYLFFVADPKKPGYHIFNADYRSHVNKANQYRKSLNTRNIH, from the coding sequence ATGAGAGATAAAAAAGATACCGTTAAATATATTGTGGTTTGTACAGGGATTGCATTTGTAATGCTGTCGTACTATGTATATCAGATTTTTTTTACGCCAAACTTCGGCAATAATAATGACGCCAAAGATTTTGTATTATATGTGCGCAAAGGCGCTACGTTTCAGGATGTACTGGACACTCTTGATAAACATAACGTCTATGAAGATAAAACATCGTTTGCCTTCATAGCAAAAATGTTAGGATATCAGGATCAGGTAAAAGCCGGCAGATACGTACTTCCTGTTAAAACAACAAACCTTCAGGTTGTTCGTAAATTACGCAGCGGTGCACAGGATCCTATAAAAGTCACCTTCAACAGCATTCGTTTAAAAAGTGAATTTGCAGAACGCATCGGCAGTAAGTTTTCTTTTGGTTCAGATACGCTGCGGAAATTATTAGCAGATGAAGCTGTTTGTAAAAAATATGGTTTTGATACCAGCACCATATTAGCGATGTTTATTCCGAATACCTATGAATTTTACTGGACCTTATCAGCAGAAACTTTTATGAACCGAATGCAGAATGAGTATACACAGTTCTGGACGGTGAAAAGAAAGGAACAGGCACAGGCAGCAGGGTTAACACCTATACAAGTTTCTATTTTAGCATCCATTGTTGAAGCTGAAACAAATATGAATACAGAGAAACCAACCGTAGCCGGTGTTTATATCAATAGGTTAAATATCAATATGCCGCTTCAGGCAGATCCGACTGTAAAGTTTGCCTTAGGTGATTTCAGTATTAAACGCATCAATCATGATTTGATTGATGCTGCAGGGAATTCACCGTACAATACCTATCGGGTAACAGGTTTGCCGCCGGGTCCGATCAACATGCCTTCTATTACAACGATTGATAAAGTATTGAATTATGAATCGCACAATTATCTGTTTTTTGTAGCGGATCCAAAGAAACCCGGGTATCATATTTTCAATGCGGATTACCGTTCACATGTGAATAAAGCAAATCAATATCGTAAAAGTCTTAATACACGAAATATTCATTAA